The Candidatus Planktophila sp. genome window below encodes:
- the rpsS gene encoding 30S ribosomal protein S19 has protein sequence MPRSLKKGPFVDGHLLKKVDAQNDANTKNVIKTWSRRSMIIPSMIGHTIAVHDGRKHIPVFITDAMVGHKLGEFSPTRTFRGHVKGEDRRATRA, from the coding sequence ATGCCAAGAAGTCTCAAGAAGGGTCCATTCGTTGATGGACATCTACTCAAGAAGGTAGATGCTCAAAACGATGCCAATACCAAGAACGTGATTAAGACCTGGTCACGTCGCTCAATGATCATTCCTTCAATGATCGGACACACCATCGCAGTACATGATGGCCGCAAGCACATCCCAGTTTTCATTACCGACGCGATGGTTGGACACAAGCTTGGTGAGTTCTCACCAACACGTACCTTCCGTGGTCACGTCAAGGGCGAAGATCGGAGAGCAACACGTGCCTAA
- the rplC gene encoding 50S ribosomal protein L3 has translation MTYTTQAAGSSIKGVLGKKIGMTQVFDANNKMVPVTVVEAGPCVVTQIRTPEVDGYSAVQIAFGAIDPKKITKPLTGHFAKAGVTPRRSIAELRTLDTSSYTVGQEIGATVFTAGELIDATGTSTGKGTAGVMKRHGFHGLGSSHGVDRKHRMPGSIGACSTPGRVFKGMRMAGVMGGVKVTTQNLVVHSVDAERNLLLIKGSVPGPDGQLVFIRSAAKHAIFETAKAGA, from the coding sequence ATGACATATACAACTCAAGCTGCCGGCTCGTCCATCAAAGGCGTTCTCGGTAAGAAGATAGGAATGACACAGGTTTTTGATGCTAACAACAAAATGGTTCCAGTAACCGTTGTTGAAGCCGGTCCATGCGTCGTTACGCAGATTCGTACCCCTGAAGTTGATGGTTACTCAGCTGTTCAAATCGCATTTGGCGCAATCGACCCAAAGAAGATTACGAAGCCACTCACTGGCCACTTTGCTAAAGCGGGCGTGACTCCACGTCGCTCAATTGCAGAGTTACGTACTCTTGATACATCGTCGTACACGGTTGGACAAGAGATTGGTGCCACGGTTTTCACTGCCGGAGAACTCATCGATGCAACTGGTACAAGCACTGGAAAGGGAACTGCCGGCGTTATGAAGCGCCACGGTTTCCATGGTCTTGGCTCATCTCACGGTGTTGATCGTAAACACCGTATGCCAGGTTCAATTGGTGCATGTTCAACACCAGGTCGCGTTTTCAAAGGAATGCGCATGGCTGGTGTTATGGGTGGAGTAAAGGTCACAACACAAAACCTAGTTGTGCACTCAGTTGATGCCGAGCGCAACTTGCTACTTATTAAAGGATCAGTTCCAGGTCCAGATGGACAACTTGTTTTTATTCGCTCTGCTGCAAAGCATGCGATCTTTGAAACAGCAAAGGCAGGTGCATAA
- the tuf gene encoding elongation factor Tu → MAKAKFERTKPHVNIGTIGHIDHGKTTLTAAISKVLHDKFPTLNAATAFADIDKAPEERQRGITISIAHVEYQTEKRHYAHVDCPGHADYIKNMITGAAQMDGAILVVAATDGPMPQTKEHVLLARQVGVPSIVVALNKSDMVDDEEILELVEMEVRELLTKYEFPGDDTPIVRVSALKALEGDAAWSEKIMELMDAVDAFIPQPAREIDKPFLMPVEDVFTITGRGTVITGRIERGVVKINEEVEIVGIRTDAQKTTVTGVEMFRKLLDEGQAGENVGLLLRGLKREDVERGQVVCKPGSITPHTEFDASAYILSKDEGGRHTPFFNNYRPQFYFRTTDVTGVVTLPAGTEMVMPGDNTEMSVTLIQPIAMEEGLRFAIREGGRTVGAGRVTKIKK, encoded by the coding sequence ATGGCAAAGGCAAAGTTCGAGCGGACAAAACCGCACGTAAACATTGGCACCATCGGACATATCGATCACGGTAAGACAACTCTTACTGCTGCGATCTCCAAGGTGCTGCACGACAAATTTCCAACTCTTAATGCAGCGACAGCGTTCGCTGATATTGATAAGGCGCCAGAAGAGCGTCAACGTGGTATCACAATCTCTATCGCTCACGTCGAGTATCAGACAGAGAAGCGTCACTACGCACACGTTGACTGCCCAGGTCACGCCGACTACATCAAGAACATGATCACTGGAGCAGCACAGATGGATGGAGCAATCCTCGTCGTTGCAGCTACAGATGGTCCGATGCCACAGACTAAGGAGCACGTACTACTTGCTCGTCAGGTAGGCGTTCCATCAATCGTTGTTGCACTTAATAAGTCAGACATGGTTGATGACGAAGAGATTCTTGAACTCGTTGAGATGGAAGTTCGCGAACTTCTCACTAAGTACGAGTTCCCAGGCGATGACACACCAATCGTCCGCGTCTCAGCACTTAAGGCACTCGAAGGAGATGCCGCTTGGTCAGAGAAGATTATGGAACTCATGGATGCAGTAGATGCATTTATTCCTCAGCCAGCTCGCGAAATTGATAAGCCATTCCTTATGCCAGTTGAAGATGTTTTCACAATCACAGGTCGTGGAACCGTAATTACTGGTCGTATCGAGCGCGGCGTCGTAAAGATTAACGAAGAAGTTGAAATCGTTGGAATCCGTACAGATGCTCAAAAGACAACAGTTACAGGTGTTGAAATGTTCCGTAAGTTGCTCGACGAAGGTCAAGCTGGCGAGAACGTTGGACTCCTTCTCCGTGGTCTAAAGCGCGAAGATGTTGAGCGTGGTCAGGTTGTCTGCAAGCCAGGGTCAATCACACCTCACACAGAGTTCGATGCATCTGCTTACATCCTTTCAAAGGATGAAGGTGGTCGTCACACTCCATTCTTTAACAACTACCGTCCACAGTTCTACTTCCGTACAACTGACGTAACTGGTGTTGTAACACTTCCTGCAGGAACCGAAATGGTTATGCCTGGCGATAACACTGAGATGTCAGTAACGCTCATCCAGCCAATTGCTATGGAAGAAGGTCTGCGCTTTGCTATCCGCGAAGGCGGACGCACAGTAGGAGCAGGTCGCGTAACAAAGATTAAGAAGTAA
- the fusA gene encoding elongation factor G, whose product MDLATVRNIGIMAHIDAGKTTTTERILFYTGINYKIGEVHEGAATMDWMEQEQERGITITSAATTCMWDDHLINIIDTPGHVDFTVEVERSLRVLDGAVAVFDGVAGVEPQSETVWRQADRYSVPRICFVNKLDRTGASFDKCVDMIKDRLNAVALVLQIPIGIEGDFLGVVDLIAMKALTWRGETQKGEDYAIEEIPADLLEKAKQARHDMIETLSENDDMCMEKFLEGVELTEVEIIAGIRRATLAAKLTPVVTGSAFKNKGVQPMLDAVVRYLPSPLDVESIVGTDMYNTEIEVVRHPDNKEPFSALAFKIMTDPHLGKLTFIRVYSGVLETGSTILNSTKDRKERIGKIYQMHANKREERDNVGAGMIVAVMGLKDTTTGETLCDPAKPVILESMDFPAPVISVAIEPKTKGDQEKLGIAIQRLSEEDPTFHVKTDEETGQTIIAGMGELHLEILVERMRREFKVDANVGKPQVAYRETLRKPVARHDYTHKKQTGGSGQFAKIQIAIEPLPTGVVEGGYEFVNKVTGGRVPREYIPSVDAGCREGMTSGPLAGYPLTDVRVTLLDGAYHDVDSSELAFKIAGLAAFKEAAKLADPAILEPVMRVEVVTPEDFMGDVIGDINSRRGQIQAMDERSGARVVRALVPLSEMFGYVGDLRSRTQGRASYSMEFDSYAEVPGNVAKEIIAKVRGE is encoded by the coding sequence ATCGATCTAGCTACGGTTCGCAACATTGGAATCATGGCTCACATCGACGCGGGCAAAACCACGACTACTGAGCGCATCCTTTTTTACACTGGTATTAACTACAAAATCGGTGAGGTGCACGAAGGTGCAGCAACGATGGACTGGATGGAGCAGGAGCAAGAGCGCGGTATCACTATTACCTCTGCTGCAACTACCTGTATGTGGGATGACCACCTCATTAACATTATCGATACACCTGGCCACGTTGACTTCACTGTTGAAGTAGAGCGCTCATTGCGTGTGCTCGATGGCGCAGTTGCAGTATTCGATGGTGTTGCAGGCGTAGAACCTCAATCTGAAACTGTTTGGCGTCAAGCCGATCGCTACTCAGTTCCACGTATCTGTTTTGTAAATAAGCTAGACCGCACAGGTGCATCTTTTGATAAGTGCGTAGATATGATTAAAGACCGCCTTAATGCTGTAGCCCTTGTTCTTCAGATTCCAATCGGCATCGAAGGAGATTTCCTCGGAGTTGTTGATCTCATTGCAATGAAGGCACTTACCTGGCGTGGAGAGACACAAAAGGGCGAGGATTACGCAATCGAAGAGATTCCTGCTGACTTACTTGAAAAAGCAAAGCAAGCTCGTCACGACATGATTGAAACACTTTCTGAGAATGACGATATGTGCATGGAGAAATTCCTAGAGGGAGTTGAATTAACTGAAGTTGAAATCATCGCTGGTATTCGCCGCGCAACACTTGCAGCAAAACTAACTCCAGTAGTAACTGGTTCAGCCTTTAAAAACAAAGGTGTTCAACCAATGCTAGATGCCGTAGTTCGCTACTTGCCAAGCCCACTTGATGTTGAATCTATCGTGGGTACAGACATGTACAACACTGAAATTGAAGTTGTTCGTCACCCAGATAATAAAGAGCCCTTCTCGGCCCTTGCTTTTAAAATCATGACCGATCCACACCTTGGAAAGCTAACTTTTATCCGCGTGTACTCAGGTGTGCTAGAGACCGGTTCAACAATTCTTAACTCAACTAAAGATCGTAAAGAGCGCATTGGAAAGATTTACCAGATGCACGCTAACAAGCGCGAAGAGCGTGACAATGTTGGAGCAGGAATGATTGTTGCCGTTATGGGTCTTAAGGACACAACGACTGGTGAAACTCTCTGTGATCCTGCAAAGCCTGTAATCCTTGAATCAATGGACTTTCCAGCACCAGTTATCTCGGTAGCAATCGAGCCAAAGACAAAGGGCGACCAAGAAAAACTAGGAATTGCTATTCAGCGTTTATCTGAAGAAGATCCAACTTTTCATGTAAAAACCGATGAAGAGACTGGACAGACAATTATCGCTGGTATGGGCGAACTTCACTTGGAAATTTTAGTTGAGCGAATGCGCCGTGAATTTAAAGTAGATGCAAATGTTGGAAAGCCTCAGGTTGCATACCGCGAAACTCTTCGCAAGCCTGTTGCTCGTCACGACTACACACACAAGAAGCAGACCGGTGGCTCTGGACAGTTCGCAAAGATCCAGATTGCAATCGAGCCACTTCCAACTGGTGTTGTTGAGGGCGGATATGAATTTGTAAATAAAGTCACTGGTGGCCGCGTTCCTCGCGAGTACATCCCATCAGTAGATGCAGGCTGTCGAGAGGGAATGACATCAGGACCTCTTGCTGGCTACCCACTTACAGATGTACGAGTAACTCTTCTTGATGGTGCGTATCACGATGTTGACTCATCGGAGCTCGCTTTCAAGATTGCTGGACTTGCGGCGTTTAAGGAAGCGGCAAAACTTGCCGATCCTGCGATTCTCGAGCCAGTGATGCGCGTCGAAGTTGTCACCCCTGAAGATTTCATGGGTGACGTCATCGGTGACATCAACAGTCGTCGTGGCCAAATCCAGGCCATGGATGAGCGGTCAGGTGCCCGCGTTGTTAGGGCGCTAGTTCCATTGTCAGAGATGTTCGGCTATGTCGGAGATCTTCGCTCTAGAACTCAAGGTCGCGCGAGCTATTCAATGGAGTTCGATTCGTATGCCGAAGTACCGGGCAACGTAGCGAAGGAAATCATTGCAAAAGTTCGTGGCGAATAA
- the rpsL gene encoding 30S ribosomal protein S12 — protein MPTIQQLVRRGREEKTTKTSTPALKGSPQRRGVCTRVYTTTPKKPNSALRKVARVRLTSGMEITAYIPGEGHNLQEHSIVLVRGGRVKDLPGVRYKIIRGSLDTQGVKNRKQSRSRYGTKREKKAS, from the coding sequence GTGCCAACAATTCAACAGCTAGTTCGTCGTGGTCGTGAAGAAAAGACTACGAAGACAAGCACACCTGCACTTAAGGGTTCACCACAACGACGCGGAGTTTGCACACGCGTTTACACGACGACCCCTAAGAAACCAAACTCTGCGCTACGCAAAGTTGCACGTGTTCGACTTACCAGTGGCATGGAAATCACTGCATACATTCCTGGTGAAGGTCACAACTTGCAAGAGCACTCCATTGTTCTAGTTCGTGGTGGTCGTGTTAAAGATCTACCAGGTGTTCGTTACAAGATCATTCGCGGATCATTAGATACACAGGGTGTAAAGAACCGTAAGCAGTCACGTTCTCGCTACGGAACAAAGAGAGAGAAGAAGGCTTCCTAA
- the rpsG gene encoding 30S ribosomal protein S7: MPRKGPVVKAAVVADPVYNSPVVTALINRVLLHGKRSTAEAIVYNALEGCRAKNQVDPVITLKRALDNIKPTVEVRSRRVGGATYQVPVEVKAGRSTTLALRWLIDYSRSRREKSMSERLMNELIDASNGLGAAVKRREDTHKMAEANKAFAHYRW, from the coding sequence ATGCCACGTAAAGGTCCCGTAGTAAAAGCTGCCGTTGTTGCTGATCCTGTTTACAACTCACCAGTTGTAACTGCACTCATTAACCGCGTTCTACTTCATGGCAAGCGTTCAACTGCCGAAGCAATTGTTTATAACGCACTTGAGGGTTGCCGTGCAAAGAATCAAGTTGATCCAGTAATCACTTTGAAGCGCGCACTAGATAACATCAAGCCGACAGTTGAAGTTCGCTCACGACGCGTTGGTGGCGCTACATACCAAGTACCTGTTGAAGTTAAAGCAGGACGTTCAACAACTTTGGCACTTCGCTGGTTAATTGATTACTCACGATCACGACGTGAAAAGTCAATGTCAGAGCGTCTAATGAATGAACTTATCGATGCAAGCAATGGCCTTGGCGCTGCTGTAAAGCGTCGCGAAGATACTCACAAAATGGCTGAAGCAAACAAAGCTTTTGCCCATTACCGCTGGTAA
- a CDS encoding GNAT family N-acetyltransferase: MEIVRPEERYLESYKNALIQSISSGTAAYLDRAERELLEIEADPLSFLAEQEDPNALGPDVKLPDGSLVPRLPGITRWMWDGQVSGEINFRWKVGTTDLPPHCLGHIGYEVFSWKRNKGYASEALRQILPEAIKLGMPFVELTTDVDNSISQKVIKNNGGILHEKFVKPAAHGGTDGLRFRIYL, from the coding sequence ATGGAGATTGTTCGCCCCGAAGAGCGATATTTAGAGAGTTATAAAAATGCTCTAATTCAATCGATTTCTTCCGGTACCGCCGCATATCTTGATCGCGCAGAACGTGAACTATTAGAGATAGAAGCCGATCCCCTTTCCTTCTTGGCCGAGCAAGAAGATCCAAATGCTCTAGGCCCTGATGTGAAACTTCCTGATGGCTCCCTCGTTCCCCGTTTACCTGGAATTACCCGATGGATGTGGGATGGGCAAGTGAGCGGAGAAATTAACTTTCGTTGGAAAGTTGGTACGACGGATTTGCCACCTCATTGTTTGGGGCATATCGGCTATGAGGTATTTTCATGGAAGCGAAATAAGGGTTATGCATCAGAGGCGCTCAGGCAGATACTTCCTGAGGCAATTAAGTTGGGTATGCCTTTTGTGGAACTTACAACTGATGTTGACAACTCAATTTCTCAAAAAGTGATTAAGAATAATGGCGGAATTCTCCACGAGAAATTTGTTAAACCTGCAGCGCACGGTGGCACGGATGGTCTACGGTTTCGAATATATCTTTAG
- a CDS encoding putative Ig domain-containing protein codes for MRRILSTLVFALTVTVTGGVLSALPLNPAIAYQSIAMDIPPELPQVSQGKVFSYSFSNRVTGGTGPPYIWKIAGSLPLGIQLNSSTGKFSGVVSKSAKIKTYALKICATGAKRPVTGTAPGNTACASTKLQVIKAQPTLKPTPSPTSTLSVVTSELPAAISGQEYRATIVAVGGKGARFCNLRTGSSLPTGYAIVPDTCIISGRGAILSSGTTRTISAPFTITVTDSAVPPASVNVTLTITTYVPEPVITMIPAVCVALTPCNVPVATATGGTPPYYYVSNQIAGGLPPLGMIVDLNGRLTGTPRQQGIFTFGVCAVDTVAQQSCQTTTVTVTAPPTFRITINKNGDGQGTVSADSGNINCGATCQGDYVVGTRVTLTANPSVGSVFTAWSGACAGVGACTLTLNADSVVTSTFTTSATGTYSGNISWPNIQPAGTSGSCGAQTIYRSITLQESAGGKITGTTNSSATFSGTRVGSAITVTYQTSSWGMRGPYVWQWDGTTLTGILPAICYNTSTYAILAESSYSFTLKKS; via the coding sequence GTGCGACGGATTCTGTCGACATTGGTTTTCGCTTTGACTGTAACGGTCACCGGCGGAGTTTTAAGTGCACTCCCATTGAATCCTGCCATTGCCTATCAATCCATTGCAATGGACATACCGCCAGAATTGCCACAAGTTTCTCAGGGTAAGGTTTTTTCGTATTCATTCTCCAACCGTGTCACGGGCGGCACTGGGCCTCCATATATCTGGAAAATTGCCGGCAGTTTGCCATTGGGCATTCAATTGAATTCATCCACTGGAAAATTCAGTGGAGTTGTTTCAAAATCCGCGAAAATTAAAACTTACGCATTGAAAATCTGCGCAACGGGAGCAAAGCGCCCAGTAACCGGTACTGCACCAGGAAATACTGCTTGCGCATCAACAAAGCTCCAGGTTATTAAAGCTCAACCAACACTGAAGCCGACTCCTTCACCAACAAGCACTTTGAGCGTGGTCACGAGCGAATTACCAGCGGCAATTTCCGGGCAGGAATATCGAGCAACCATAGTCGCTGTCGGTGGAAAGGGAGCACGCTTCTGTAACCTTCGAACTGGTTCATCCCTTCCTACTGGTTATGCGATAGTTCCAGATACATGCATTATTAGCGGTCGCGGCGCCATATTGAGTTCAGGTACGACGCGCACCATCTCTGCTCCATTTACCATAACTGTTACAGATTCTGCTGTGCCACCTGCATCGGTAAATGTCACACTCACAATTACTACCTATGTGCCAGAACCTGTCATCACGATGATTCCAGCAGTTTGCGTCGCTTTAACACCGTGTAATGTTCCAGTAGCCACTGCTACCGGAGGTACTCCTCCCTATTATTATGTCTCGAACCAAATTGCTGGCGGCCTTCCACCGCTGGGCATGATTGTTGATCTCAATGGCAGGTTGACGGGAACTCCGCGACAACAAGGGATATTTACTTTTGGAGTGTGCGCAGTTGACACTGTTGCACAGCAGTCGTGTCAAACGACCACGGTAACTGTGACTGCACCACCGACTTTTAGAATCACGATCAACAAGAACGGTGATGGCCAAGGAACAGTCAGTGCAGATTCTGGGAACATCAATTGCGGAGCTACGTGTCAAGGTGACTATGTTGTTGGAACGCGTGTGACATTAACTGCCAATCCTTCAGTCGGTTCAGTTTTCACAGCTTGGTCAGGTGCCTGCGCCGGAGTCGGTGCGTGCACATTAACTCTTAATGCAGACTCTGTCGTCACTTCTACTTTCACGACCTCTGCAACTGGAACCTATAGTGGAAATATTAGTTGGCCCAATATTCAACCAGCTGGAACCAGCGGCAGCTGTGGAGCTCAAACCATCTACCGTTCCATCACTTTGCAAGAGAGCGCCGGAGGCAAAATCACAGGTACGACAAATTCCAGCGCTACCTTTTCAGGGACCAGGGTCGGAAGTGCAATAACCGTGACTTATCAAACATCGAGTTGGGGAATGCGAGGACCATATGTATGGCAATGGGATGGCACGACATTGACAGGAATACTTCCCGCTATTTGTTATAACACTTCTACTTACGCAATATTGGCGGAATCCTCCTACTCCTTCACCTTAAAAAAGAGTTAA
- the rplD gene encoding 50S ribosomal protein L4 has product MALTIEVKNAEGVKVGSVDLPTEIFDAQTNVPLIHQVVTAQLAAARQGTQKSKNRGEVSGGGKKPFKQKGTGRARQGSSRSPNQKGGGTAHAVRPRTYFQRTPKKMIAAALCGVLSDRQRNDRIHVLDSVSTAPSTKAAIAAVRQFSTRKNLLVVVSRSEDLAWRSLRNADDLHLLVPDQLNAYDILKSDDVVFSESAIKDFLAGPRKVVKAVARESEVSA; this is encoded by the coding sequence ATGGCGCTGACTATTGAAGTTAAGAACGCTGAAGGCGTGAAGGTTGGATCAGTTGATCTACCGACTGAAATCTTCGACGCTCAGACAAACGTTCCATTAATTCACCAAGTTGTTACAGCGCAACTTGCCGCCGCTCGCCAAGGTACTCAGAAATCTAAGAACCGTGGAGAAGTAAGTGGTGGAGGAAAGAAGCCTTTCAAGCAGAAGGGAACAGGTCGTGCCCGTCAGGGTTCTTCACGTTCACCTAACCAGAAAGGCGGCGGTACAGCCCATGCTGTTCGACCTCGTACATATTTCCAGCGCACACCAAAGAAGATGATTGCCGCAGCACTGTGTGGAGTTCTCTCTGATCGTCAGCGCAATGATCGTATTCATGTTTTAGATTCAGTTTCAACTGCACCTTCTACGAAGGCGGCAATTGCAGCGGTTCGTCAGTTCAGCACACGTAAGAATCTTTTAGTAGTTGTATCTCGCTCTGAAGATCTAGCGTGGCGCTCACTTCGTAACGCTGATGATCTACATCTTCTTGTTCCAGATCAGTTGAATGCCTACGACATTCTCAAAAGTGATGACGTTGTCTTCTCTGAAAGTGCAATCAAGGATTTTCTAGCCGGACCACGCAAAGTGGTTAAGGCTGTAGCACGCGAAAGCGAGGTCAGCGCATGA
- the rplB gene encoding 50S ribosomal protein L2, giving the protein MALRKLKPTTPGQRGASVPDFAELTRSTPEKSLVRPIHSKGGRNNAGRITIRHQGGGHKRAYRLIDFIRNDKDGVPAKVAHIEYDPNRTARIALLHYADGEKRYIIAPNKLEQGATVENGPKADIKPGNNLPLRNIPVGTVVHAIELRPGGGAKIARSAGASVQLVAKEGALAQLRMPSGEIRNVDVRCRATVGEVGNAEQSNINYGKAGRMRWKGKRPSVRGVVMNPVDHPHGGGEGKTSGGRHPVTPWGQPEGRTRKKKASDSLIVRRRKTNKKR; this is encoded by the coding sequence ATGGCACTTCGTAAATTAAAGCCAACGACCCCGGGTCAACGCGGCGCAAGCGTTCCAGATTTTGCTGAACTCACACGTTCAACACCTGAGAAGTCACTTGTTCGTCCAATCCACTCAAAGGGTGGCCGCAACAATGCAGGACGTATCACTATTCGCCACCAAGGTGGAGGTCACAAGCGTGCCTACCGCCTCATCGATTTTATTCGCAATGATAAAGATGGTGTGCCAGCAAAGGTCGCTCACATTGAGTACGACCCAAATCGCACCGCACGTATTGCACTTCTGCACTATGCAGATGGCGAAAAGCGTTACATCATCGCACCAAATAAATTAGAGCAGGGTGCAACCGTTGAAAACGGCCCAAAGGCAGATATTAAGCCTGGCAATAACCTGCCACTTCGCAATATTCCAGTAGGTACCGTCGTTCATGCAATTGAACTTCGTCCAGGCGGAGGAGCAAAGATTGCTCGCTCAGCTGGAGCCTCAGTTCAGCTGGTTGCAAAAGAGGGTGCACTCGCGCAACTTCGTATGCCATCTGGTGAAATTCGCAACGTCGATGTTAGGTGCCGTGCAACTGTTGGAGAAGTTGGAAATGCTGAGCAGTCCAATATCAACTACGGAAAAGCCGGTCGCATGCGTTGGAAGGGCAAGCGCCCATCTGTTCGCGGAGTTGTTATGAACCCAGTAGATCACCCACACGGTGGTGGAGAAGGTAAGACTTCCGGAGGCCGTCACCCAGTGACACCTTGGGGTCAGCCTGAAGGCCGCACTCGTAAGAAGAAAGCATCAGATTCATTGATTGTCCGTCGTCGCAAAACGAATAAGAAGCGGTAG
- a CDS encoding Fic family protein, with the protein MRGELLRRTWTYDPTHYVPPRFRRACRYEVFIPEGLAEFTEPLTSDLAGAVSDAETAIHQLNGRSVPALTPLARLLLRSESIASSKIEGMQVDALDLARSEAKIGRNGKVSTTAREIIANIDAMELAIDHATNTEIISVENIIDIHRMLMESASNRDVAGVIRTEQNWIGGNDYNPCGADFVPPPPEEVPRLLADLCVAINEGVLPPIVQAGLIHAQFETIHPFHDGNGRTGRALIHVVLRRRGMTPHYVPPISIVLASNKASYINGLTKFREGDTADWLTTFIAAAAQSANLAGIYIGEVEMLQREWKAALLSSANPRADAVAWKIIEVLPGYPIISVPIAVAASGRTKAVVGEAMVQLEQAGVLIRASQGAGSRTWEAVGLLNLLGNFESGVEPREYG; encoded by the coding sequence ATGCGAGGCGAATTACTACGTCGCACCTGGACATACGACCCAACTCACTATGTCCCACCGCGATTTCGTCGTGCCTGCCGCTATGAAGTTTTCATTCCGGAGGGTCTCGCCGAATTTACCGAACCATTGACCAGTGATCTTGCCGGAGCAGTTTCCGACGCCGAGACTGCTATTCACCAATTAAATGGACGCTCAGTTCCAGCGCTAACTCCATTGGCGCGCTTACTTTTGCGCTCCGAATCGATTGCTTCTTCCAAGATTGAGGGGATGCAGGTTGATGCACTGGATTTGGCGCGCTCAGAGGCGAAAATTGGAAGAAATGGGAAAGTCAGCACAACGGCTCGTGAAATCATCGCCAACATCGATGCAATGGAGTTGGCGATCGACCATGCCACCAATACAGAAATCATCTCGGTAGAAAACATCATCGATATCCATCGAATGTTGATGGAGTCAGCGTCGAATCGAGATGTGGCCGGGGTGATTCGCACTGAACAGAACTGGATTGGGGGCAATGACTACAACCCTTGTGGTGCAGATTTTGTACCGCCACCGCCGGAGGAGGTACCGCGTCTCCTAGCCGACCTTTGCGTAGCAATAAATGAAGGTGTGTTACCACCAATTGTCCAAGCAGGTCTAATTCACGCGCAATTTGAGACGATTCATCCATTTCATGATGGCAATGGTCGAACAGGCCGAGCACTTATTCACGTAGTACTTCGTCGTCGCGGAATGACACCGCATTACGTTCCACCGATCAGCATTGTGCTCGCTTCCAACAAAGCAAGTTATATAAACGGACTCACAAAATTCAGAGAGGGCGACACCGCGGATTGGCTGACGACATTTATAGCAGCTGCGGCACAGTCGGCGAACTTGGCAGGCATATATATTGGCGAGGTTGAAATGTTGCAGAGAGAGTGGAAAGCAGCATTACTGTCATCGGCAAATCCTCGCGCTGATGCTGTTGCTTGGAAAATCATTGAGGTTTTGCCTGGCTACCCAATTATCTCTGTACCAATTGCTGTTGCTGCTTCTGGCCGTACCAAGGCTGTAGTCGGTGAAGCCATGGTGCAACTTGAGCAGGCAGGTGTTCTTATCCGCGCGTCGCAAGGTGCTGGTAGTAGAACCTGGGAAGCGGTTGGGCTACTAAACCTTCTAGGTAATTTTGAATCCGGAGTGGAACCACGCGAATACGGCTGA
- the rpsJ gene encoding 30S ribosomal protein S10, whose amino-acid sequence MAGQKIRIRLKAYDHEVIDSSAKKIVETVERTGATVAGPVPLPTEKNTYCVIRSPHKYKDSREHFEMRTHKRLIDIIDPTPKTVDSLMRLDLPAGVDIEIKL is encoded by the coding sequence ATGGCGGGACAAAAGATCCGCATTCGACTCAAGGCCTACGACCATGAGGTGATTGACTCATCAGCGAAGAAAATCGTTGAAACAGTTGAGCGCACTGGTGCAACGGTCGCGGGTCCAGTGCCGCTACCAACAGAGAAGAACACATACTGTGTTATTCGCTCTCCTCACAAATATAAGGACAGCCGCGAACACTTCGAGATGCGCACGCACAAGCGCCTTATCGACATCATCGACCCAACACCTAAAACTGTTGACTCATTGATGCGACTAGATCTGCCAGCTGGCGTCGACATCGAGATCAAGCTCTAG
- the rplW gene encoding 50S ribosomal protein L23, giving the protein MKDYRDVLVAPVVSEKSYSLLDENKYTFIVAPDANKTEIKIAVEKVFGVKVVSVNTMNRQGKNKKTRFGDGKRKDTKRAIVQVAAGDRIDIFGGPVS; this is encoded by the coding sequence ATGAAAGATTACCGCGATGTTCTAGTAGCACCAGTTGTCTCTGAAAAGAGCTACTCACTTCTTGATGAGAACAAGTACACATTTATCGTTGCACCAGATGCTAATAAGACTGAGATCAAAATCGCAGTTGAAAAGGTCTTTGGCGTAAAGGTAGTCAGCGTTAACACTATGAACCGTCAGGGTAAGAATAAGAAAACTCGTTTCGGTGATGGAAAACGTAAAGACACAAAGCGCGCAATTGTGCAGGTAGCAGCTGGCGACCGTATCGACATCTTCGGAGGACCAGTTTCCTAG